A window of Oceaniferula flava contains these coding sequences:
- a CDS encoding fasciclin domain-containing protein, with the protein MKTTIQLACISLLTGSFTGATALASECSSKAHSSESVMTVSTEEEAKTVVAIAAGNKDFSTLVAAVKAAGLAEALSGEGPYTIFAPTNAAFEKLPKGTVEALLKPENKDKLAKLLKYHVVPGKVMAADVASGEVTSLEGSTIEIKVAEGSVTVDGAKVIKTDLEGSNGVIHVIDTVIMP; encoded by the coding sequence ATGAAAACAACGATTCAATTAGCCTGCATCTCTCTCCTCACTGGTTCATTCACCGGTGCGACAGCACTAGCCAGCGAATGCAGCAGCAAAGCACACAGCAGCGAAAGCGTGATGACCGTTTCCACCGAGGAAGAGGCCAAAACCGTGGTAGCGATCGCAGCTGGCAACAAAGACTTTTCTACCCTGGTCGCTGCGGTCAAAGCAGCAGGTTTGGCCGAAGCTCTTAGCGGTGAAGGCCCTTACACCATCTTCGCCCCCACCAATGCAGCCTTTGAAAAACTTCCAAAGGGCACCGTAGAAGCTTTGCTGAAACCTGAAAATAAAGACAAGCTGGCAAAGCTTCTCAAGTATCACGTCGTGCCAGGAAAAGTAATGGCTGCCGATGTCGCCAGTGGTGAAGTCACATCTCTCGAGGGCTCAACCATCGAAATCAAGGTCGCTGAGGGCAGCGTAACCGTCGACGGAGCTAAAGTCATCAAGACAGACCTTGAGGGATCGAACGGAGTCATCCACGTGATCGACACCGTCATTATGCCCTAA
- a CDS encoding MerR family transcriptional regulator, producing the protein MNTHGIKAATALTGLSAHVIRVWEKRYAAVTPQRTETNRRLYTDDDIARLQTLAKLVQQGYAISNVAGLKDAELEEMLESFEENATEPNFIHTSKKSEPFVTAACEAIRDYDQESLEKVFDEATLSLGYSGLLEFVIIPTINRVGDDWNKGILTVAGEHASTSFIKDYLAHSVRAFNLDENAPVLVVTTPAGQIHDLGASIGACLARMHGWKTINLGASLPAGEIASALVHAKATALLLSIVYPIDDPMLAGELHTLRKLTPDHLPILVGGNSLDNYAKALEQINATLVPSITDLTPALQSIREKRFIASSA; encoded by the coding sequence ATGAACACACATGGAATCAAAGCAGCCACGGCACTCACGGGCCTGAGCGCACACGTCATCCGCGTTTGGGAAAAACGTTACGCCGCCGTGACGCCGCAACGCACCGAGACGAATCGGCGTTTATACACGGACGATGACATTGCCCGACTGCAAACCTTAGCCAAACTGGTCCAGCAGGGATACGCGATCAGTAACGTCGCCGGCTTGAAGGATGCCGAACTCGAGGAAATGTTAGAGAGCTTCGAGGAAAATGCCACCGAGCCCAACTTCATCCACACCTCGAAAAAAAGTGAACCCTTTGTCACCGCTGCCTGTGAGGCAATCCGTGATTACGATCAAGAATCGCTCGAAAAAGTTTTCGATGAGGCGACCTTGAGTCTCGGATATTCCGGACTCTTGGAATTTGTTATCATTCCCACGATCAACCGAGTCGGTGACGACTGGAACAAGGGCATACTTACCGTGGCAGGCGAGCATGCCTCCACCAGCTTCATCAAGGACTACCTTGCCCACAGCGTCCGGGCTTTTAATTTGGACGAAAACGCACCTGTGCTTGTGGTCACCACTCCCGCGGGCCAAATCCACGACCTCGGTGCCAGCATTGGTGCCTGCCTGGCACGGATGCATGGCTGGAAAACTATCAATTTAGGGGCTTCTCTGCCAGCTGGCGAGATTGCCAGCGCCTTGGTTCACGCCAAGGCAACGGCCCTACTGCTGAGCATTGTTTACCCGATTGACGACCCCATGTTGGCAGGCGAGTTGCACACTTTGCGCAAGCTTACACCTGACCATTTACCGATCTTGGTCGGTGGCAATTCGCTCGATAATTACGCGAAAGCTCTCGAGCAAATCAACGCCACGCTCGTCCCTTCCATCACAGACTTAACACCAGCGCTGCAAAGCATTCGAGAGAAGCGCTTCATTGCATCCTCGGCATGA
- a CDS encoding TetR family transcriptional regulator C-terminal domain-containing protein, whose amino-acid sequence MSSNTDPQPSPPDITQAYWHFLLTEGKRPASVYGFTEKLGISEEDFYQQASSFESLESRYWLSLVEETIAVLDSDDDYPEYPAEQKLLAFYYTFIAHAQKHRSRLVEFFPRPGCYQSVKAMRQRFVAFASEIITQGLEEGSIADRKKLTEKYPQLMFEQLRSVIEFYRKDHSEEFQDTDAFIEKSVRLGADLSRSGSLDSAIDLGRFLLRRFTLPDA is encoded by the coding sequence ATGAGCTCGAACACCGATCCCCAACCGTCACCGCCTGACATCACCCAGGCCTACTGGCATTTCCTTCTCACCGAGGGCAAGCGCCCCGCCAGCGTCTACGGCTTCACGGAAAAACTCGGCATCAGCGAAGAGGATTTCTATCAGCAGGCATCGAGCTTTGAGTCTCTGGAAAGCCGCTATTGGTTATCGCTGGTGGAGGAAACCATCGCGGTGTTAGATAGCGATGACGATTATCCGGAGTATCCGGCCGAGCAAAAACTGCTGGCTTTTTACTACACCTTCATCGCGCACGCGCAGAAGCATCGCTCGCGATTGGTCGAATTTTTTCCACGGCCGGGCTGTTATCAATCGGTGAAAGCCATGCGCCAACGCTTCGTTGCCTTTGCCTCTGAGATCATCACTCAGGGGCTTGAGGAAGGATCGATCGCCGACCGCAAGAAACTCACCGAGAAATACCCACAACTGATGTTTGAACAGCTGCGCAGCGTCATCGAATTTTACCGCAAAGACCACTCGGAGGAGTTTCAGGACACCGATGCCTTCATCGAAAAGAGTGTCCGTCTCGGCGCCGATCTGTCCCGCAGCGGCAGCCTCGACTCCGCCATCGACCTCGGTCGCTTTCTACTCCGCCGCTTCACCCTCCCCGACGCCTAA
- a CDS encoding ABC1 kinase family protein — MNEQTKIPKHKLGRATRLATTGVQVGVNYLKYQTRKAITGNDDKSEFHETTARQTYDTFSQLKGGPLKLAQMLSMDRNLIPEQYVDEFSKAQYNAPPLTFPLVVNTFRKEMGKHPDELFEQFTRKAVSGASIGQVHQAEKADQKYAVKIQYPGVANSLKSDLAIVKPLAMRLFQLDAKSLDPYMMEVQERLLEETDYCLELERSLDLVQNSQNLPLTRFPNYFPEFSSKRILTMEWVEGIHLDQYAESDAPADEKQRIAQALWDFYHHQIHQLRLFHADPHPGNFKIHEGELWVLDFGCTKQLGESFYTDYFSLMNPEVLGDDQAFRGALEKIGLLLGSDTPQQRDKLTSVFKESVELLSRPFLEQPFDFSNQAYFDELADFGERTRLDKELSDLSTSRGNANALYLNRTYFGLYHLVGSLNATITAKLPSFAD; from the coding sequence ATGAACGAACAAACAAAAATCCCCAAGCACAAACTCGGTCGGGCCACCCGACTGGCCACCACCGGCGTGCAAGTCGGGGTGAATTATCTCAAGTATCAGACGCGCAAGGCGATCACTGGCAACGACGACAAATCGGAGTTCCATGAAACCACCGCCCGGCAGACCTACGATACCTTTAGCCAGCTCAAAGGTGGCCCGCTGAAACTGGCCCAGATGCTCAGTATGGATCGCAATCTGATCCCGGAGCAATACGTCGATGAATTTTCCAAAGCCCAATACAACGCACCACCGCTGACCTTCCCCCTGGTGGTGAATACCTTCAGGAAAGAAATGGGCAAACACCCGGACGAATTGTTCGAGCAGTTCACACGCAAGGCGGTGTCGGGAGCGTCAATCGGTCAGGTGCACCAGGCAGAAAAAGCCGACCAAAAATACGCCGTGAAGATTCAATATCCGGGGGTGGCGAATAGCTTGAAGTCGGACTTGGCCATCGTCAAACCCCTCGCCATGCGCCTGTTCCAGCTGGATGCCAAATCACTCGATCCTTACATGATGGAGGTTCAGGAGAGATTGTTAGAGGAAACCGACTACTGTCTGGAGCTTGAGCGATCGCTCGATCTGGTGCAGAACTCACAGAACCTACCACTGACTCGTTTCCCCAACTATTTCCCCGAGTTCAGCAGCAAACGCATCCTGACCATGGAATGGGTCGAGGGCATTCACCTGGATCAATACGCGGAGTCGGACGCACCGGCCGATGAAAAACAGCGGATTGCTCAGGCGCTTTGGGACTTTTACCACCACCAGATCCACCAGCTGCGCCTTTTCCATGCCGACCCCCATCCCGGCAATTTCAAGATCCACGAGGGCGAACTCTGGGTGCTCGATTTTGGCTGCACCAAGCAGCTCGGCGAGAGCTTCTACACCGACTACTTCTCGCTAATGAACCCAGAAGTGTTAGGCGATGATCAAGCCTTCCGTGGCGCACTGGAAAAAATCGGATTATTGTTAGGCTCCGATACCCCACAGCAGCGCGACAAGCTGACCTCGGTATTCAAGGAATCGGTCGAGCTCTTATCGAGACCGTTCCTCGAGCAACCATTTGATTTTTCAAACCAAGCCTACTTCGATGAACTCGCCGACTTCGGCGAGCGCACCCGCCTAGACAAAGAGCTCAGCGATCTCAGCACCTCGCGGGGCAATGCCAACGCACTCTATTTAAACCGCACCTACTTCGGCCTCTATCATCTGGTCGGCAGCCTGAATGCCACCATCACCGCGAAGCTTCCGTCCTTCGCTGACTAA
- a CDS encoding SDR family oxidoreductase encodes MKILITGANGYIGLRLLSALSSTEHEVVAVVRNKDRLDQKTLEMFGDRLEIVEHDFLSKSSDATCPPDIDAAYYLIHSMGSGPGFAAREEQCAEQFIQWLAPTSCRQIIYLSGIIPDSRKLSTHLESRQRVADLLSQSSIALTTLRASIIVGSGSASFEIIRDLVEKLPVMITPRWTRTRCQPIAIRNVIAYLTGVLANEKCLNQSFDIGGPDQLSYRDMMKLYADTRGLVRLIIPAPLFSPRLSSYWLSLVTATNYQLAKALVGSLHMETVCREHQIQEIIPQELLSYQQAIELAFSRIAQNRVPSTWYGAMSTGKLRPDQIRNIQVPEYGILGDSQSVSLTSSRNDAVDAVWSIGGKRGWPSMTWAWKLRGLMDKMIGGIGMRRGRRSATELKPGDALDFWRVVVADRDAGRLMLYAEMRLPGEAWLEFQVDGETLKQTATFRPLGLIGRAYWYATFPLHLILFPRMARQLASGWKPHDPAS; translated from the coding sequence ATGAAAATCCTAATCACCGGAGCCAACGGCTACATCGGCCTGCGGCTGCTCTCCGCCCTCAGCTCGACCGAGCACGAGGTGGTGGCGGTGGTGCGCAACAAGGATCGGCTCGATCAAAAAACGCTGGAGATGTTCGGCGATCGCTTGGAAATCGTAGAGCATGATTTCCTATCAAAAAGCTCCGATGCCACCTGCCCACCGGACATCGATGCCGCCTATTACCTGATTCACTCCATGGGCTCAGGTCCGGGGTTTGCCGCGAGGGAGGAACAGTGCGCAGAGCAGTTCATCCAGTGGCTGGCGCCCACCTCATGCCGCCAGATCATCTATCTATCCGGCATCATTCCGGATTCAAGAAAACTTTCCACCCACCTCGAGTCGCGGCAGCGGGTCGCGGATTTGCTTTCCCAGAGCAGCATCGCGCTCACCACCCTGCGGGCATCGATCATCGTCGGTTCCGGATCGGCGTCCTTTGAAATCATCCGCGATCTGGTGGAGAAGTTGCCGGTGATGATCACCCCGCGCTGGACACGCACCCGCTGCCAACCGATCGCCATCCGCAATGTCATCGCCTACCTAACAGGTGTCTTGGCCAACGAAAAATGCCTGAATCAAAGCTTCGATATCGGCGGCCCGGACCAGCTGAGCTACCGCGATATGATGAAGCTGTATGCCGACACCCGAGGGCTGGTCCGCCTGATCATCCCGGCGCCACTTTTCTCGCCCCGACTTTCCTCCTACTGGCTCAGCCTGGTCACGGCGACCAATTACCAGCTGGCCAAGGCGCTGGTAGGCAGTCTGCACATGGAAACCGTTTGTCGTGAGCATCAGATTCAGGAAATCATCCCCCAGGAACTGCTCAGCTATCAGCAAGCGATCGAGTTAGCCTTTTCACGCATCGCCCAGAACCGGGTGCCATCGACCTGGTATGGCGCCATGTCCACCGGTAAACTTCGGCCCGACCAAATCCGTAACATCCAGGTTCCGGAGTATGGGATTTTAGGCGATAGCCAAAGCGTGTCTCTAACCAGCAGCAGAAACGATGCTGTGGACGCGGTGTGGTCGATCGGTGGCAAACGCGGCTGGCCGAGTATGACTTGGGCGTGGAAGCTGCGCGGGCTGATGGACAAGATGATCGGCGGCATCGGTATGCGCCGCGGCAGACGCAGCGCCACCGAACTGAAACCTGGCGATGCCCTGGACTTCTGGCGCGTGGTCGTGGCGGATCGGGACGCTGGCCGACTGATGCTCTACGCGGAAATGCGACTACCCGGCGAGGCTTGGTTAGAGTTTCAGGTCGATGGCGAGACACTCAAGCAGACCGCCACCTTCCGTCCGCTCGGCCTGATCGGTCGCGCTTACTGGTATGCCACCTTTCCCCTCCACCTCATCCTCTTTCCCCGCATGGCACGCCAGCTGGCGAGTGGATGGAAACCCCACGACCCAGCATCATGA
- a CDS encoding SDR family NAD(P)-dependent oxidoreductase: protein MKTTLIIGGNSGIGEKLAQQLQRDGHQVLTASRQPSNFDHQVYDATSADSLELPEKLDGLVYCPGSITLKPFHRLSQEEMMNEWKLNALGAAHSVQQALPSLKQAEHASVVMFSTVAVQTGLPFHASIAMAKGAVEGLTRALAAELSPAIRVNAIAPSLTDTQLAEPLLNSDQKRQASAERHPLKRVGMPSEIASLAAWLLSDDARFMTGQILHADGGMSSVRTF from the coding sequence ATGAAAACGACCCTCATCATCGGCGGCAATTCCGGCATCGGAGAGAAGCTGGCGCAGCAGCTACAACGCGACGGCCATCAGGTCCTCACCGCCAGCCGTCAGCCATCGAACTTTGATCATCAAGTCTACGATGCCACCAGCGCAGATAGCCTCGAACTGCCGGAAAAGTTAGACGGCCTGGTATACTGCCCCGGATCCATCACCCTGAAGCCCTTCCACCGATTGAGCCAAGAAGAGATGATGAATGAATGGAAACTCAACGCGCTTGGAGCTGCGCACAGCGTGCAGCAGGCTTTGCCGTCGCTCAAGCAGGCGGAACATGCCTCGGTGGTGATGTTTTCCACCGTGGCAGTGCAGACCGGCTTGCCCTTCCACGCCTCCATCGCCATGGCCAAGGGCGCGGTGGAAGGCCTGACGCGGGCACTCGCCGCCGAGCTCTCACCCGCCATCCGCGTGAATGCCATTGCGCCGTCACTGACCGATACCCAGCTCGCCGAACCCTTGCTCAACTCCGATCAAAAACGCCAAGCGTCCGCAGAGAGGCATCCGCTGAAACGTGTCGGCATGCCCAGCGAGATCGCCAGTCTGGCGGCGTGGTTGTTATCAGACGACGCCCGCTTCATGACCGGCCAGATCCTCCACGCCGATGGCGGCATGAGCAGCGTCAGAACGTTCTAA
- a CDS encoding LBF_2804 family protein, which translates to MHQRVIIDWSEETGRLKRGIGDEASEKFMKDSDVEVVSKAGPLEKAGHALLRRMGPTCPDGTSLEDQRVLTDEEQLQLRNIVRWTVFRAGLVGALSACAAAIAAVYAEQWFPDNKINYWLLFGGVSALAAMLEVGFLYYDSLRAVHRISNACDVELFPEGDDRSAMAGVMVRAAMELPNPPDSDPYVNPFREASKLKILLGVLMYKGKVLVSNALAKVLIRKIFARGAARAWLEFVAVPVTAIWNAVICFWVLREARVRAIGPSAILESLPVMLENASPELAASAQRAVGCCVAASRDLHPNHLQMLVWMRQRSGVKVTDEPEDRARFQQSLDGLDEVERRVAVDVFAMAAIIDGRVSARERKLLEKIAGNEVANSLRSRLHDFRMGRGLGSITAEQS; encoded by the coding sequence ATGCATCAGCGAGTCATCATCGATTGGTCTGAGGAAACAGGTCGATTGAAACGTGGCATAGGCGACGAAGCCTCGGAAAAATTTATGAAGGATAGCGACGTTGAAGTGGTCAGTAAGGCCGGGCCGCTTGAGAAAGCCGGCCATGCTCTGCTGCGGCGGATGGGGCCGACATGTCCGGATGGCACCAGCCTGGAAGATCAGCGGGTGTTGACCGATGAAGAGCAGCTGCAACTCAGAAACATCGTGCGCTGGACCGTCTTTCGCGCGGGGCTGGTCGGTGCGCTTTCGGCCTGTGCGGCAGCCATCGCGGCGGTCTATGCCGAGCAATGGTTCCCCGACAATAAGATCAACTACTGGCTGCTCTTTGGTGGTGTTTCTGCGCTGGCGGCGATGCTTGAGGTGGGATTTCTTTATTACGATTCACTTCGTGCGGTGCACCGGATTTCCAATGCCTGCGACGTCGAACTCTTTCCGGAGGGTGACGACCGGTCGGCGATGGCCGGGGTGATGGTGCGGGCGGCGATGGAGTTGCCGAATCCACCCGACAGCGACCCCTACGTGAATCCATTTCGCGAAGCGTCGAAGCTCAAGATCTTGTTAGGTGTGCTGATGTATAAGGGGAAGGTTCTGGTCTCCAATGCGCTGGCGAAGGTATTGATCCGGAAGATTTTTGCCCGAGGAGCGGCGCGGGCGTGGCTGGAATTTGTCGCGGTGCCGGTGACCGCCATTTGGAATGCGGTGATCTGTTTCTGGGTGCTGCGTGAAGCGCGGGTGCGGGCGATTGGGCCCTCGGCCATTTTGGAATCGCTGCCTGTGATGTTAGAAAATGCCAGTCCAGAGCTAGCCGCCAGTGCGCAGCGTGCGGTGGGCTGCTGTGTCGCCGCCAGCAGGGACCTGCACCCGAACCATCTGCAAATGCTGGTATGGATGCGACAACGTTCCGGCGTGAAAGTCACCGACGAGCCTGAGGACAGAGCTCGCTTTCAGCAAAGCTTGGACGGACTCGATGAAGTGGAGCGCCGGGTGGCGGTGGATGTTTTTGCCATGGCCGCGATTATTGACGGTCGGGTGTCGGCTAGAGAGCGCAAGTTGCTCGAGAAAATCGCCGGAAACGAGGTGGCCAACTCGCTGCGGTCACGCCTGCACGATTTCCGGATGGGCAGGGGGCTTGGCTCGATCACTGCGGAGCAAAGTTAG
- a CDS encoding sialate O-acetylesterase: MKQLILTLVLGVASALPTMANVSMPSFFSDGMVLQQQSNAKVWGWAKPNTQVSASFAGKKSTATTDKSGKWTITFDALKATTQGEELSITVGDETKVIKDVVVGEVWIASGQSNMEWSIQRLGGETADVQAKDDLLRVYVSRNVTSDQPVKDFPGKWLSTKPANTPKFTAVGYYYAKALREKLNVPVGIIECAWGGKRIEPFISDASMKQAKDLQYLVEAKANAIKRYSPEAAQKRQDQVIAKWKQRLAAWEKTKKGRQPRKPQMPPAPAFSSRLHSTIYNGMIAPIAGYSAKGAIWYQGESNANDKSAHDYSELLKLLIRDWQKQWDSKLSFYYVQLANFGQTERLGWVPVQDEMRQLLDDPEMEDTHIGMAVINDIGNLTNIHPSNKIDVGQRLARWALHQDYGFRDIIVSGPLYASSEVSGTTMTIHFNHAKGLKTRDGKAPGAFELLDSQGKWLPAEAKIKGDTVVLHNDQIKKPTQARYAWNILAEGANLVNGEDLPTSCFTTK; this comes from the coding sequence ATGAAACAACTCATCCTCACTCTCGTCCTCGGCGTGGCATCGGCACTGCCGACCATGGCCAACGTTTCCATGCCCTCATTTTTCTCAGACGGCATGGTCCTGCAACAGCAATCCAACGCCAAGGTATGGGGTTGGGCAAAACCTAACACTCAGGTCAGCGCCAGCTTTGCGGGGAAAAAGTCCACCGCCACCACTGACAAGTCCGGCAAATGGACCATCACCTTCGATGCGCTGAAAGCGACCACTCAAGGCGAAGAACTCAGCATCACCGTGGGCGACGAGACCAAGGTCATCAAGGATGTTGTGGTCGGCGAAGTCTGGATCGCCAGCGGGCAGTCGAACATGGAGTGGTCCATTCAACGGCTCGGCGGCGAAACGGCTGACGTTCAGGCCAAGGACGACCTCCTCAGAGTCTACGTCTCCAGAAACGTCACCTCCGATCAACCTGTCAAAGATTTCCCCGGCAAGTGGCTCAGCACCAAGCCGGCAAACACGCCGAAATTCACCGCCGTGGGTTACTACTACGCCAAGGCACTGCGTGAAAAACTCAATGTGCCCGTCGGCATCATCGAGTGCGCCTGGGGCGGCAAACGCATCGAGCCATTCATCAGCGATGCTTCCATGAAGCAGGCGAAGGACCTGCAATACCTCGTGGAGGCCAAGGCCAATGCCATCAAGCGCTACTCCCCTGAAGCCGCCCAAAAACGCCAGGACCAAGTAATTGCCAAGTGGAAACAACGACTCGCCGCCTGGGAAAAAACCAAGAAGGGACGCCAGCCAAGAAAACCGCAAATGCCACCGGCACCTGCATTCAGCAGTCGACTACACTCAACGATTTATAACGGCATGATTGCTCCCATCGCCGGTTACTCCGCCAAAGGAGCCATCTGGTATCAGGGTGAATCCAACGCCAACGACAAGTCCGCCCACGATTACTCCGAGCTGCTGAAACTGCTCATCCGCGACTGGCAGAAACAATGGGACAGCAAGCTCTCCTTTTACTACGTCCAACTCGCCAACTTCGGCCAAACAGAACGCCTCGGCTGGGTCCCTGTGCAGGATGAAATGCGCCAGCTGCTCGACGATCCGGAGATGGAAGACACCCACATCGGTATGGCGGTGATCAACGACATCGGCAACCTGACCAACATTCACCCATCGAACAAGATCGACGTCGGTCAGCGTCTCGCACGCTGGGCGCTACACCAGGATTACGGGTTCCGTGACATCATCGTTTCCGGTCCGCTCTACGCCTCCAGCGAGGTTTCCGGCACGACCATGACCATCCACTTCAACCACGCCAAGGGCCTGAAAACAAGAGACGGCAAAGCCCCCGGTGCCTTTGAGTTGCTCGACAGCCAAGGTAAATGGCTCCCGGCCGAAGCCAAGATCAAGGGCGACACCGTGGTGCTGCACAACGATCAAATCAAGAAGCCCACCCAAGCACGTTACGCCTGGAACATCCTCGCCGAAGGAGCCAATTTGGTGAACGGCGAAGACCTACCGACCAGCTGCTTCACCACCAAGTAA
- the recF gene encoding DNA replication/repair protein RecF (All proteins in this family for which functions are known are DNA-binding proteins that assist the filamentation of RecA onto DNA for the initiation of recombination or recombinational repair.) — translation MLSSLRLQNFRCFDALALEVPASGAVFVGSNAMGKTSILEAVCVLVRLQSPRSSRMGRMVQVETPGFGIAGDCWESDRQVRFAARKGLTMKVDDEAVVKQGDYLRAGGLVVWMGNDDLELVRGSAKVRQRYLDFLGCQVDPVYRDHLHRYQRVLKARNLLLKDQFPREDELAAYSGLLVQHGNYLTSSRKQLVALLEPEASTSQATVSSCDERVGLEYVAGSGDDLAASLEMTAERERRLGQTVAGPHRDELRLTINGMAANDFASEGQQRTLALSMKLAQGELLQKQAGRLPIYLLDDIFGELDPSRRNALMAALPKQAQKLITTTNVDWMDDDFAVIEMQSLVAR, via the coding sequence GTGCTCAGCTCACTCCGACTTCAGAACTTCCGTTGCTTTGATGCCTTGGCTCTCGAAGTGCCGGCATCGGGCGCTGTATTCGTCGGTTCGAATGCGATGGGGAAGACGTCGATTCTGGAAGCGGTCTGCGTGCTGGTCCGATTGCAATCGCCCCGCAGCTCGCGGATGGGGCGGATGGTGCAGGTGGAGACGCCGGGGTTTGGTATCGCTGGCGACTGCTGGGAAAGCGATCGCCAAGTCCGCTTTGCCGCACGCAAGGGGCTGACCATGAAGGTGGACGATGAAGCCGTGGTAAAGCAGGGCGACTACCTGCGAGCGGGTGGTCTGGTGGTGTGGATGGGCAATGACGATCTGGAGCTGGTGCGCGGCTCGGCCAAGGTGCGACAACGCTATCTCGATTTCTTGGGATGCCAGGTCGACCCGGTCTACCGCGATCACTTGCACCGCTATCAACGTGTCCTGAAGGCGCGCAATCTCCTGCTCAAAGACCAATTCCCTAGAGAGGATGAGCTGGCTGCTTACAGCGGGCTGTTAGTTCAGCATGGGAACTATCTGACCTCGTCGCGGAAGCAATTGGTGGCGTTGTTAGAACCTGAGGCATCGACCTCGCAAGCGACCGTCAGTTCCTGCGATGAACGGGTCGGTCTGGAATACGTAGCCGGCTCCGGCGATGACCTTGCGGCAAGTTTGGAAATGACCGCCGAACGCGAACGCCGCCTCGGCCAGACAGTGGCCGGGCCGCACCGCGATGAGCTGCGGCTGACGATCAATGGCATGGCTGCGAATGATTTTGCCAGCGAAGGCCAACAGCGGACTTTGGCACTCTCGATGAAACTGGCCCAGGGTGAGCTGCTGCAAAAACAAGCCGGACGGCTGCCGATTTACCTGCTCGATGACATCTTTGGCGAGCTCGACCCAAGTCGCCGCAACGCGCTGATGGCGGCCTTGCCCAAGCAGGCGCAAAAGCTGATCACCACCACCAATGTCGATTGGATGGATGACGACTTCGCGGTGATCGAGATGCAATCGCTGGTGGCTCGATAA
- a CDS encoding GatB/YqeY domain-containing protein: protein MSASPHSILDPPPDQGMMSPWIARSTSDGGPSAINLLPSTTIMSSLTNTILEDMKTAMRERNKAALNVLRALKTAITNAAIEKSGAGTELPDNEVINIIRKQIKQRQDSIEQFENAGRAELAETEKEEIIVLETYLPAAMSQEEIEAAVDAAIAESAAESRKDIGKVMNILQEKTGGRADGKTLSQAVMKRLS from the coding sequence GTGTCAGCCAGTCCGCATTCTATTCTTGATCCCCCGCCGGATCAGGGAATGATGTCGCCATGGATCGCCCGCTCGACTTCTGACGGCGGGCCGTCAGCCATCAACCTTTTACCATCCACTACCATCATGAGTTCTCTGACCAACACCATTCTCGAAGATATGAAAACTGCCATGCGCGAGCGCAACAAGGCAGCCCTCAACGTCCTCCGCGCCCTGAAAACAGCAATCACCAATGCCGCCATCGAAAAATCCGGTGCCGGCACCGAGCTGCCCGATAACGAAGTGATCAACATCATCCGTAAGCAGATCAAACAGCGCCAAGACTCCATCGAGCAATTCGAAAACGCAGGTCGTGCCGAGCTGGCCGAGACGGAAAAGGAAGAAATCATCGTGCTGGAAACCTACCTCCCCGCAGCTATGAGCCAGGAGGAAATCGAAGCCGCCGTCGATGCCGCCATCGCCGAGTCCGCCGCAGAATCCCGCAAGGACATCGGCAAGGTGATGAACATTCTGCAGGAAAAAACCGGAGGACGTGCCGATGGCAAAACGCTCTCCCAGGCCGTGATGAAGCGCCTTTCCTAA